Within Oscillatoria nigro-viridis PCC 7112, the genomic segment TGTTAGACTTATTCCTCGAAATTTTTTTCTGGTGTTCTTCAACAACTCGGGCAACGTGAAAAGCCGTAAGTTTGCCATTCGGAGCAGTAGAAACGGCTTGGGCCCAAGCCCTAGGCTGCTCTTGGGAGGGTAGTGCTGTTAGAGGGCGAACTTGGCGCTCATTGGCGGGAAGAATTGGTGCGCCATGGCGCACATTTTCATAGACGGTTGCCGCTTCAATCAGTTGGTAGGCCCAGCGACGAGACATTTCCCACCGATTAGTGCAATAGTCTTCAAACGTCGAGAAGTCTTGTCGGTAGAGGCGGCGATCCCGGATCTGGCGCAAAGCTTGCCCTATTTCCCAGAAAGCTTTCAAGCTCCGTTCGACTGTAGCTTCCAAGCTGCTTAATTCTAATGCTTCAGCATCAGTGAGCGTACTGCTCTGAGCAGACAAATCTTTAGCGTCGGCTTTGTTTAGCTGGCAGTCCTGTGCAACTCTCGCAGGGAGTTCAGCGCTGGGAACAACAGAGAAGTTATTTGCATCAGAACCGCGAACTGTGTTGGAGGATGACATTGATGTTCCGTCCTTTTTGCACGGTGCAAGATTAAGTATTGCATAATGCAAAGGTAGTTGCGTAATCGATTAAGGCTTTGATTGCTCAAATTTTGTAGAAAGGCGGTAAAATACAGCAGGGGCAGTCAAAAATGCGATCGTCAAAAAATTGCTCAAACCTTGCAAACACAAGGACTTTACCTTATATGATGTATAGTGCCAGGTAATTTACCTGATTCTCAAAAGGTCTTGTCTCAATCCCTCCCTTTTGTAGCGAAGAGGTTAGACAACAATTTCTATGCTACAGAAAGTAAAATAGTGTACGGTAATAGCGTCAGGTAAGCACTTGTGACTGTTAGCTCTGTGTCTTCTCTCATACTCGATCGCCAAAAGCGGCTGACTCAGTTGATCGAGCTGCTGCTGAAAGAAGGCTGGACTCAAAGCGCTTTAGCGTCCGCTATCGGAGTAGATTTTTCAACCGTATATCGGTGGTTAAAAGGGAAAACGATACCCGAATCCGATTCTAAGAACTTTCGGCAACTGGCAAAGTTAAGCGGTGGCAGTACCAAGACTCTGCAACTTTATTTGGATGGAGAAATATCCCTATCAGTTTATCAAGGCGGTTTGGATGAGGTGGCGATAAGTCAAGTGAGTGGCAGCAAGAGGATAGGCTCTGAAAAAATTAAAAAAGAAGTTTTAGCAAAGATTTATTCCCTCGATCCAGATGATATTGCCGATATCATTTCTTCATCAGTAGCATTTTTAGCCAAACTTGTATAGTTAGTAACAAGCAGCCTGCACCCTTACGGTTTTCAGTTGAGAAGCCGGAAAAATCACTGTCTCATTCCCCACTTCCCCCCTGACTTCTGGCGATCGCCGCTATTGCTCAGTCTTTTATGCTCTGAGCAATGTACCTCCTTACTCTATCAGACCTCAATCAAACTATTCATACTAGCCCACTACAAGAGCCGCCTCTTGTTCCTTCCTATCTTCAAGAACGCTTGCAACTGCTTGTCAAGCAAATTTTAATGGGATTACCTGTCGAGCCAATTCTCAACAGTCACCCCCAGTTCCAGCAGTGGGTTTTCCAGCTCAAAGAACTATCGCCATCACTGTTTTTACCGCAGCGAAAACTGTTTGTTGACATTCCAATTCAAACAAAACTAGACCGAGCAAAAAGGGGAGTGACAGAAGAAAATTCTTCCCCTTCTCCTCCATTTAAAGTGATACAAGTCCGTGCAAATGTGGGTCTAGTCAAAGGGACGCCCAAACTATTTGAGTGGGCGATTCGCCATCCTGTACTGACTTGGCAAGACCGAGTTAAGTTATGGGTAGCTGCCGAATTCTTCGAGATCGAGCCTCACAAGCTACAACTGATTATTTTGGCACTGCACCCGACTCAACCAGCAGAAAAAGTTCTGTTTGCCTGGGACAGCAAGCAACACCGACACACTCAAAATTGGCTTTTGACTACCATTGAACGAGAGAGAAAACAAACAGTTATCAAGCTTAATGGTCATCTAACACCTCAACCGAAGGAAGTAGCAACAGCTATCAATTTGGATGAAATCAATTTGGATGAAATCAATTTGGATGAAGTCAACGAAGTGTCGATCTAATCTGTTCAGACTTTATGACTCTCCTGGATTTGTAGTGGAAACGGTATTGTGATCCTTTCACGCGGGCTTTTCGGGCCGCATCACTAGAATTTTTATGATCACCTAAAACTCGGGAGAATCGACTTTATAAAAAACTCCCTGAAAACCCTGTGACTTTAGTCCAGGGATGAAAGGGCATCGCAGGATTTATCCTGCCTACCAATTTCCCAACTACCAAATGCAGTAAAATTAATCAAGGGAGGTGAAAGTCAAATGTATGCAGTACAAAAAGATATCTGGCATTTAAAGGGATTCGACAAATCCATTGTAGAGCAACTGCTGAGATGGTCAAACAATCTGTTTAATGTCGGGACTTACGAAAGTCGGCAACGATACTTTAAAGACAAAAGTGCGGTTAAATATCCCGACTTGTACAGGATTGCTAAAACTAACGAGAATTACAGCTTACTTTACTCGCAAGTCGCGCAACAATCCCTTAAATCTGTTGCTGAATCTTTCAGCTCTTTCCGAGCCTTAGAAAGGTTAGCCAAAAAAGGGGAAATCAATCAAAAACCCAGATTGCCTAAGTACAGAACCAAAGGCGGTATGTACCAAGTTTCCTATCCGGGACAAGCCTTAAAAATAGTCGGCAATAGGGTAAGACTCCCTCTAGGAAAGCAAGGGAAAGAACACTTCGGGACAGATGCTCTCTGGATTCCACTACCAGAAAGGCTTAAGGGTTGCCAGATTAAAGAACTCAGGTTAATCCCTAGAAATGGTAAGGTCTGGATTGAATACGTCCATGAATCTCTTACCAAGCAAGCTCCTAGCTGTAGTCTCGAAGTAACAGGGATTCTGGGCATAGATCATGGTATCAACAACTGGCTAACTTGTGTTTCTAGCAATGGTAAGCCATTTATTATTGATGGTCATAAGCTGAAATCTTGGAACCAAGAGTTTAACAAACAAAAAGCCAGAGTTCAATCAGAACATTCCCGACATAAGCTACCTCAAGGATTCTCGTCAAAAAAACTGCAACAGTTATCGGAAAATCGCGCCAGAAGAATGAGATATGCGGTTAATAAAGCTGTCAGAACTATCATAGATTATTGCGAAAGTTACCAAATTAATGTCATAGCCTTTGGTTGGAATAAAGGACAGAAGCAAGAGGTCAATATGGGAGAAAAAACCAATCAGAACTTTGTCCAAATACCGACAGCTAAAGTCAAAGAAAGATTACAACAAGAATGCGATTCTCTAGGATGGAGATTTGTAGAACAGGATGAATCTTACACTTCAAAAGCCAGCTTCTTAGACCGAGATTTTCTGCCAGTTAAAGTTGGTGAAAAACCTGACAATTGGCAACCATCAGGTAAAAGAATCAAAAGAGGTTTGTACCGTTCGGCGAGCGGATTAATACTGAATGCAGATGTAAATGGTGCTGCCAATATCATCCGAAAATCAAATGTAGCCATAGACTCAATTGTTGAGCGAGTGGGTAGTGGGTTGCTGACAAACCCTTTAAGAATCAAACTTTGGGTGGGTTCATCCCCCAAAGTTTGTCCTTAAGAATCCCCGTGTCTTCAGACCGGGGAGTGTCAATACCATCCTCCTATCGATAGACATCCACCTTCCGACGAAATTGCCCAAAAATCAATACTTTTCTTCTCTCCATAGGAGGATGACACTCTTTAATATGAGGAAAAACAATAGACTATGGATAAAATGTAGTAGGAATCTTAGCCGTGACTGCAACTACCGCCACCCAACCAAAAACAAGCCAACTAAAAACCATCCTGATAGTTGAAGATGACCCGATGATGCAGCTCGGTCTACAGCATATCCTCAATAACCAACCCCATTTAACAGTTGTCGCACAAGCTGTTAACGGCAACGAAGCCGTCAGTGCTGCACTGCAACACCAACCAGACATCGTGCTGATGGACATTGACTTACCCGGAATCGACGGTATTGCAGCCGCGCAGCAAATCAGAGCCGCACTGCCGCATACTCGCATCCTGATGCTCACCCACCACAGCAATCCAACTCAGGTAATGGCGGCTTTGTCAAGCGGCGCTCACGGCTACTGCGTTAAAGGCACTAAGAGAACGCCACAGAATGATTGATCCTATAATAGTCAAAATATAATTTCAGTGTGCAGCCTATCTTATGTCTCTAAAATCTATCATGAAACTGACCGAACACGCCAAATCTCTTTACATCGAAACAGCTAAAAAACTCAAGGGGACAGACAGACGACAATTCATGGCATCGGTAGTCAAAGATTTAGGAATAGGTGGACAAACGTTAGTAGAACGGGAGTTAGGATGGAATAGACGGACCATCCGTAAAGGGATGAAAGAATTGAAAAGTGGTGAGCCAATTGTCGATGGTTTCAAGCGCAGTGGACGAAAGCGGGTTGAAACAAAATTACCCAACTTATTGAAAGATATTACATCGTTAGTAGACCCACACAGTCAAACTGATCCTAGCTTTAAGAGTACACGATTATATACGCGCATGACTGCCAATGAAGTCCGTCGTCAATTAATTAAACAATTTGGTTATAGTGATGAAGAACTACCGAGCGCCGAAACAATTAGAAGAAGATTGAATGATTTGGGTTATACCTTAAAACGAGTTTTGAAAACTAAACCAGTCAAAAAAATCCCCGAGACCTCAGCCATTTTTGAACAACTTGAACAAGTCAATACAGCAGCCGATAATAACCCAAATACTCTCCGAATTTCCATTGATGCCAAAGCTTCCGTCAAGATTGGAGAATTTGATAGAGGTGGTAAAAATCGGACGCCAACTATTGCAGTTGACCACGATTTTTCGACTCAATCAAGTGTGATTCCCTATGGTATTTTTCTGCCTGAGTACAATGAGCTATTTTTATTCTTCGTTACTTCTAAGTTGACGGCTGATTGTATAGTTGACTTACTTGAAAGTTGGTGGCAAACTGTTAAACACCGTTTTAGTCACATTCAAAAATTGGTCATCAATCAGGATAATGGACCGGAAAATCATTCTCGTCGTACTCAGTTTATGAAACGAATTTTAGATTTTTCCCAACAATCTCAACTGACGTTACAATTAGCTTATTATCCGCCCTATCATAGTAAATATAACCCAATAGAACGTTGTTTTGGTTGGTTAGAAAAGCATTGGAATGGTAGTTTACTTGACACTGTTGAGACTGTTGTAAATTTCGCCAAAACTCTCACATTTAAGGATAAAAATCCAGTGGTGACATTGGTAGAAACAATTTACTCCACAGGAGTTAAACTTTCGGAGTTAGCTATGGCAGAAATTGAAACCCAGATTCATCGTCTCCCCAATCTTCACAAATGGTTTGTAGAAATTTTCGCTAAACCCACATAGCTATTGGATCATTCTTTTTGTGGAGGTCTCTAACGCAGAACAACTTCTAGCAGCGATTACGGCTGTGCAAGAAGGTGGCAGTTACCTAGACCCTAAGATTGCCGACTGCGTGCTGCAAAATCTCAAAACGCCACTGCCCGAAAGCTATGCGAATGACGACATCAAGCTGACAGAACGGGAAATGCAGGTTTTGCAGCAGCTAGTTGAGGGTAAAAGCAATAAACAAATCGCCGCTGGGCTAGGCATGAGCGTCCACACCGCCAAAGGTCATGTAGAGATGATTATAGCTAAATTTGAAGCGAGCGATCGCACCCAGGCTGCCGTTAAAGCACTGCGTTTAGGGCTGGTTTAGCCGTTGGAATGCAGCTTCTAATTGTTCTAAAAAAAGTGGTTTTTGAGGCGTAGCTATCGCGTAGCAAATTATGGCATATTGTCAATCTTCAAACTTTGGCAAGGTCAACCAAAACCTCGCTCCTTTTCCCAATTCGCTATCAACGCCAATCTCTCCGCCGTGAGCCTCAACAATTTGCCTGCAAATATAAAGTCCCAATCCCAATCCTTGCCTTAAACTAACTCCAACTCCCCTCGTATAAGGCTCGAATAATCTTGCACATTGCTGAGGAGAAATTTCTGCCCCATTGTCTGCAACCGTACAGCGAACCATCTCACCTTCCTTTTTAGCTTCTACAGTCAAAATAAACCCAGACTGATTGTATTTAACAGCATTGTCGATCAGATTGCCAAACACCCGCCAGAGCTGCTGGGCATCAGCATTGACTAAAGGCAAATCGGCTGCAAAAAGCTGCTTAACCTTGACTCGATGCTGGTTGAGAATTGGTAATCTTTCAATAAGAATATTTTGGACTAAAGTGGGCAGCGACAGCGGCTTTATTGCTAAAGAAGCACTTTTCACATCAAACTGTTGTGTTGCTGTTAGTGACTCAATCAACTGGAGTTGGCGCGAACAACTTTGCACCATAACCTCCATAGTCCGCCTATCAATAGCAATGTTACTGCCAGCATCATTGAGGCGACTTCGCAGCAGCAGCGACATTCCTGATAGAGGCGATCGCAAATCGTGCGAAACAGCGTGCAACAGCATTCTTAAATTGGCTTCTGCTTGCTGTCTTTCTTGAATTTCCTGGCTTAGCTGAACATTTTGTGCAGCCAATTGCACGTTAGCGCAGCGAAGTTGCTGCTGCAAGCGCTGCATTTTAAGTTGGGCAGATACCCGCGCCAACACTTCAACAGGCTCAAAAGGTTTTATAATGTAGTCAGCACCGCCCGCCTCAAACCCTTTTACTTTGTCAAATACGTCATCTAAAGCGCTGATGAAAATTATAGGGATATCACAAGTAGCTTCAGATGCTTTAAGTTGACGGCAGACTTCATAACCATCCATACCGGGCATTTTTATGTCTAGCAAAATCAAGTCTGGCGCTTGCAACTCTACTGCTTTTAAAGCTCGCTGTCCACTAATCAACTTCCTGACTTTGTAACCGTTTTCAATTAGCAATTGAGAGAGTAGTTGAATGTTAGCGGGAATATCGTCAACAATCAAAATGTCAGCCAAAAATTGTTTAGTTTGCTCCATCATCTATCGCCACCAAAGGACAGAGTTTTGAGTTTTTTCCGAATATTGCCAACTGCTATTTTCCCAGCCGCGCTGTTCGCACCACCAGCATTAACAGGCGACTCAACATCAGCCACAGTCACGGGTTCTTCTGGATCGTTCGGATGTGGCAGCAATGCCCGAGCGAATCGAATCCGCTGATCCAGCTCTTCATCTATATTGAGCAGTTTACCCGTCTGCTGCTCTACTGACAAAGCTTTCGCCCGCCTTTCAAGCTGCGGTCTGATGCTGCTGTCCCACAGTTGTTCAGACTCTTTAGCTCGCTTTATGTCGCCGGGCCGCACCGGAATCTTGAGAGGGTAGGGAAATAAAGCTTCTGTCCCCGTTGCGTAGGCCGGTGAAGTGATGACGCACTTGCCTTGAGGAAACCTCAGAATTTCGTCAGGACTAATCAGCGGTTTCTTTTGCAACTGTTCGCTCCAGTTGACAGAACGGCTCGTTTGCTGCCCCGTCGAGCTGCCGGTCGAACGATTTTTTACCAGCACTTCCACTTCCCCGTAACGCTTAGAATATTTCTCGGCTGTCTCAAAATCGCCGGGGTTGAAGAGGACATGAGTTGACAGAGCACTGGCGATCGCAGCCCCTTTTTTATCCCCATAGAGATTATAGAGTTGATTGAGCGATTGAATGCCAACAATCGGCACGCCGCCAGCAGAACGATATTCGTTAGCCCACTGATCCATTCTGTCGAACTTGAGAGACGGAAACTCGTCTAAGCAGTACAAAAATGGGTCAGAACGTACCCGACTCAAATTAGACACCACACATAAGTGAATAGCAGCAGCTAACAGTGGCCCCACTACAGTGCGTCTTTGGTCATCTAATTTGAAAATAATGCACTTTTTGCCTTCTAAAGCAATTGGAATGGTGCTGCGACCAATAAATGCCCGCAACAAATCTTTTTGAATGAAACTGGAGTAGGTTGCCTCTGCGGTTGCCTTAATGCCCGCCACAGTTTTTTCAGCATCTTTTGAACTTAATAACTGCGAAAAACTAGACGCAATCCACCTGTCCATTTTGAGGGGATGACCGTCGGGTCGATGAACGGCGTGGTCGATGCGCTTGACCAAATCAGGCAGTTGAATAATTGCGTACACAAAAGCTAAATCCGGGTAAGGACTGCTTTTTGCCAACTGCACTAAACCCTTCGCCATCAACTCGCCTGCTTTCTCGAAAAACTCATTGCCTTTGCTCTCCCCCGGACTAGCATTTCGAGCAATAACTTGTCCAATTTCTGCTGCCATTACTGCATCTTGTGCATCTCTCATAAAATCCAGAGGATTGATAGTGCCGCTGTAAGCTTCCCCCGGTGCAAACACTTGCACATCGTAGCCGTAGCGCACTGCAAGGGGTGCAAGCAGTTTCATTTGGTCTCCTTTTTTGTCGTAAATAATGGCAGGAAAACCTTGCTGAAATGCACTTTCAACCATCCGGTCAATGACGCTGAATGTTTTGCCAGAACCCGGAGCACCAATGACTAAAGTTCCGCGTTCTGCGTGGGGAAACCAAACCGTCGGATTTGCACCTAATAGCGTTTGCAATCGAGCACTCAATCCCTGACAACCTTTAAACCAATAAGTCGGCGTACCGCTCCACAAAGTAACGGGCTGCCGTTTTTTTTCTTTCATTTGTTTGAGGGCAGAGCCTGTGGCTGCCAATTTTTCAGCCGTCCCGCACAGCCGCCCGGAGGTAATTTTACCTTTCCCGTTTCCAACTAATTTGGAAGCAATAAGTAAGCCTGCCATTAGCCCTAACATTGCCAGTCCCTCTGGCTTCATAAACTGACCCAACAACCCGCCAAAATCTATGCTAGTTAACGAACGTTTAGGAGCTTGAACTGCCATTGGTACCAAGGTAGCTTTGTTAATTTTAGGCAAAAATTGCAAATTGTTCATTTTTTTTAGCTCTTAAAAAAACTAAAGGATTCAGATAGCGGCTATCGCCTCAAGGGGGAGACCATGACAAAAATAGGTAAACAATGGTAAGAAGCAATAACGCGAAATCTCCAAGTAAGACAGTACAGAATTCTAGTGGAAACTCCAACACGCAAAAGAACAAGAGTGCTGATTATTACGAGATAGATCCGGAGCTATTCAACAGTGATTACAACCAAACTCGCAAGCCCTCTTTGCCCTATGGAATCGTGATTAACGATAACCCAGCAGGTATTTTGCTCCCGAACGACCAGCTTGTCAAAGCCGAGTGGCACGCAATGCCTAATCAAGAGGAATTGACAACGGTCGAACTAACCGAACAAGTGACGGGCTTACTGCTCCAAAAAGCGAGAATGTTGGTATTAGCTTTTGTGCCTGAGTACATCCGCTACAAAGATATTGAAGAAAATGGAGAATTAGCAGGTACTTTTATTGGGCTTTACGACGAATATCGCGATTCCCTCGATAAAAAGACGCAGGAAGTGTGTTCGGAACACGCTCTCATCTTTCTAAATCCCAAAAACCGACCCCTGCATCAAGTACCGATTGTCGTCCGCTTCAAGAATGTAGCCCTCTGGAGCTTTAAGAGCGCTAGAGAAGAATTTTACCGCAATTTGGAACGGGCATTTGCTGATTGCTTTGGGAGAGATTACAGCGGTAAAAATGACAAGTGGCGCTCTTTGGGAGTGTTGAATGTCGAGTTTAGAGCTCTTAAAGAAGGGGAAGGCAAAAATAAATCCTTTTGCTGCAAGACGCACAGCATTACTCAGCCAACAGATGCTAATTTTCACAAGCTATTTCTCGGTCAAAAAACACAAAAAAAATTGATTTGGGGACTGCACAATAGCATTGCTGGCTTCATTGAAGCTAGCGATGCCCAGTTGCCAGCTATAGCTGCTGGTGCGGAACCTGAAGTCCAGGCGTTGCCAGAAAGCGTAACTAACCGCAAAAATAGAGGTAAATTGTCACCCCCTCGCAAAATTGCACAAGTTGAAGGAGGAACAGACTCAGAATTAGAGGAGTTAGATGAATTTTCCGAGGCTGCTGAGGTTGAAGTTGAGGTTGATTCAGCAGAAGATTTTGACTTCGATGAACCCGCAGACTACTAAACACTAACTACTGAAAAGCTGGCTGTCAGCAAGTTGATAGGTAAGGCCGTCGTAGCAAAATTGAAGCTGGCGGCGGCCTTCTTTGGAAAGCTGATTCACTCCTAGACAAGGCAAACCCTCGTGTGAGGAACTGTCAGCCTTAAACAAAGGAGTTTTCTGCGGTTTATGGGGGTCGAGATAAGCTGCAAATACTTCTGTTGGCATTTGACTTGAATCATTAGGAATTAAGTAGCCAACATAAAGGCAGCCTTTTGTGCCGCACAGAGTGGAATTA encodes:
- a CDS encoding RNA-guided endonuclease InsQ/TnpB family protein, translated to MYAVQKDIWHLKGFDKSIVEQLLRWSNNLFNVGTYESRQRYFKDKSAVKYPDLYRIAKTNENYSLLYSQVAQQSLKSVAESFSSFRALERLAKKGEINQKPRLPKYRTKGGMYQVSYPGQALKIVGNRVRLPLGKQGKEHFGTDALWIPLPERLKGCQIKELRLIPRNGKVWIEYVHESLTKQAPSCSLEVTGILGIDHGINNWLTCVSSNGKPFIIDGHKLKSWNQEFNKQKARVQSEHSRHKLPQGFSSKKLQQLSENRARRMRYAVNKAVRTIIDYCESYQINVIAFGWNKGQKQEVNMGEKTNQNFVQIPTAKVKERLQQECDSLGWRFVEQDESYTSKASFLDRDFLPVKVGEKPDNWQPSGKRIKRGLYRSASGLILNADVNGAANIIRKSNVAIDSIVERVGSGLLTNPLRIKLWVGSSPKVCP
- a CDS encoding DUF5895 domain-containing protein codes for the protein MVRSNNAKSPSKTVQNSSGNSNTQKNKSADYYEIDPELFNSDYNQTRKPSLPYGIVINDNPAGILLPNDQLVKAEWHAMPNQEELTTVELTEQVTGLLLQKARMLVLAFVPEYIRYKDIEENGELAGTFIGLYDEYRDSLDKKTQEVCSEHALIFLNPKNRPLHQVPIVVRFKNVALWSFKSAREEFYRNLERAFADCFGRDYSGKNDKWRSLGVLNVEFRALKEGEGKNKSFCCKTHSITQPTDANFHKLFLGQKTQKKLIWGLHNSIAGFIEASDAQLPAIAAGAEPEVQALPESVTNRKNRGKLSPPRKIAQVEGGTDSELEELDEFSEAAEVEVEVDSAEDFDFDEPADY
- a CDS encoding helix-turn-helix domain-containing protein is translated as MTVSSVSSLILDRQKRLTQLIELLLKEGWTQSALASAIGVDFSTVYRWLKGKTIPESDSKNFRQLAKLSGGSTKTLQLYLDGEISLSVYQGGLDEVAISQVSGSKRIGSEKIKKEVLAKIYSLDPDDIADIISSSVAFLAKLV
- a CDS encoding hybrid sensor histidine kinase/response regulator, producing MMEQTKQFLADILIVDDIPANIQLLSQLLIENGYKVRKLISGQRALKAVELQAPDLILLDIKMPGMDGYEVCRQLKASEATCDIPIIFISALDDVFDKVKGFEAGGADYIIKPFEPVEVLARVSAQLKMQRLQQQLRCANVQLAAQNVQLSQEIQERQQAEANLRMLLHAVSHDLRSPLSGMSLLLRSRLNDAGSNIAIDRRTMEVMVQSCSRQLQLIESLTATQQFDVKSASLAIKPLSLPTLVQNILIERLPILNQHRVKVKQLFAADLPLVNADAQQLWRVFGNLIDNAVKYNQSGFILTVEAKKEGEMVRCTVADNGAEISPQQCARLFEPYTRGVGVSLRQGLGLGLYICRQIVEAHGGEIGVDSELGKGARFWLTLPKFED
- a CDS encoding response regulator, which produces MTATTATQPKTSQLKTILIVEDDPMMQLGLQHILNNQPHLTVVAQAVNGNEAVSAALQHQPDIVLMDIDLPGIDGIAAAQQIRAALPHTRILMLTHHSNPTQVMAALSSGAHGYCVKGTKRTPQND
- a CDS encoding type IV secretory system conjugative DNA transfer family protein, with the protein product MNNLQFLPKINKATLVPMAVQAPKRSLTSIDFGGLLGQFMKPEGLAMLGLMAGLLIASKLVGNGKGKITSGRLCGTAEKLAATGSALKQMKEKKRQPVTLWSGTPTYWFKGCQGLSARLQTLLGANPTVWFPHAERGTLVIGAPGSGKTFSVIDRMVESAFQQGFPAIIYDKKGDQMKLLAPLAVRYGYDVQVFAPGEAYSGTINPLDFMRDAQDAVMAAEIGQVIARNASPGESKGNEFFEKAGELMAKGLVQLAKSSPYPDLAFVYAIIQLPDLVKRIDHAVHRPDGHPLKMDRWIASSFSQLLSSKDAEKTVAGIKATAEATYSSFIQKDLLRAFIGRSTIPIALEGKKCIIFKLDDQRRTVVGPLLAAAIHLCVVSNLSRVRSDPFLYCLDEFPSLKFDRMDQWANEYRSAGGVPIVGIQSLNQLYNLYGDKKGAAIASALSTHVLFNPGDFETAEKYSKRYGEVEVLVKNRSTGSSTGQQTSRSVNWSEQLQKKPLISPDEILRFPQGKCVITSPAYATGTEALFPYPLKIPVRPGDIKRAKESEQLWDSSIRPQLERRAKALSVEQQTGKLLNIDEELDQRIRFARALLPHPNDPEEPVTVADVESPVNAGGANSAAGKIAVGNIRKKLKTLSFGGDR
- a CDS encoding ISAzo13 family transposase, with the translated sequence MKLTEHAKSLYIETAKKLKGTDRRQFMASVVKDLGIGGQTLVERELGWNRRTIRKGMKELKSGEPIVDGFKRSGRKRVETKLPNLLKDITSLVDPHSQTDPSFKSTRLYTRMTANEVRRQLIKQFGYSDEELPSAETIRRRLNDLGYTLKRVLKTKPVKKIPETSAIFEQLEQVNTAADNNPNTLRISIDAKASVKIGEFDRGGKNRTPTIAVDHDFSTQSSVIPYGIFLPEYNELFLFFVTSKLTADCIVDLLESWWQTVKHRFSHIQKLVINQDNGPENHSRRTQFMKRILDFSQQSQLTLQLAYYPPYHSKYNPIERCFGWLEKHWNGSLLDTVETVVNFAKTLTFKDKNPVVTLVETIYSTGVKLSELAMAEIETQIHRLPNLHKWFVEIFAKPT
- a CDS encoding response regulator transcription factor, coding for MEVSNAEQLLAAITAVQEGGSYLDPKIADCVLQNLKTPLPESYANDDIKLTEREMQVLQQLVEGKSNKQIAAGLGMSVHTAKGHVEMIIAKFEASDRTQAAVKALRLGLV